In Desulfobacterales bacterium, a single window of DNA contains:
- a CDS encoding phosphotransferase produces the protein NINIISNNLNMEITEKYIRQVSDNLLFFLSEELGDTKLDYEIPPSLLQGGYDTSVFQFKLKNVHLSLSGPLVLRIFRKSHPPKQAIMERVIHNSLVDQGFTVPYVYYACVDDKYLANQFLIMDFLPGVLLPSVFGQNTAIVLGKTHAALHNADSSQLREDMISAGFGGRQYGIEGRLDYLIKASEHLPWLEEIVLWLIENRPSDSEHLSICHGDFHPYNVLAKDGEVTAILDWTACRIGDPAMDIASTLVIFNAAAKHIIPAFDSNIETQKYLDAYRDERDLNEQHLGYYQVLFSALRLFIGTKEAAVWTQLPIRNELIIIIYEVTKIHVEVPR, from the coding sequence AATATCAATATTATATCAAATAATCTTAATATGGAAATCACCGAAAAGTATATTAGGCAAGTTTCTGATAATCTTCTATTTTTCCTTAGTGAGGAACTTGGTGATACGAAATTAGACTACGAAATTCCTCCATCACTACTTCAGGGCGGTTATGATACATCTGTTTTCCAGTTTAAGTTGAAGAACGTTCATTTGTCTCTTTCAGGGCCTCTGGTTCTTCGAATATTCCGAAAGTCTCATCCCCCTAAACAGGCCATCATGGAAAGGGTCATACATAATTCTTTGGTAGATCAAGGATTTACCGTGCCATATGTATATTATGCCTGTGTTGATGATAAATATCTGGCAAACCAATTCTTGATTATGGATTTTTTGCCCGGAGTGCTTTTACCTTCAGTTTTTGGTCAGAATACTGCCATCGTGCTCGGTAAAACACATGCTGCGCTTCACAATGCCGATTCAAGCCAATTGAGAGAAGATATGATCTCAGCGGGATTTGGCGGACGACAATATGGAATAGAAGGGAGACTCGATTATTTAATCAAGGCAAGTGAGCACTTACCGTGGTTGGAAGAAATTGTTTTGTGGCTGATAGAAAACAGACCATCTGATAGTGAGCATCTTTCCATTTGTCATGGAGATTTCCATCCATATAATGTGCTGGCCAAGGATGGCGAAGTAACAGCGATTTTAGACTGGACTGCATGTAGAATTGGTGATCCAGCCATGGATATAGCTTCTACATTGGTGATATTTAACGCGGCAGCCAAACATATAATTCCCGCATTCGATTCAAATATCGAAACCCAAAAATATCTGGATGCGTACAGGGATGAAAGGGATTTGAATGAGCAGCATTTAGGATATTATCAAGTATTATTCAGTGCATTACGTCTATTCATCGGAACTAAGGAAGCAGCTGTTTGGACCCAACTTCCTATACGGAATGAATTAATTATTATTATTTATGAAGTTACAAAAATACATGTAGAAGTTCCAAGATAG
- a CDS encoding aldo/keto reductase, with protein sequence MLSRHLGQSGISVSAIGLGCMGLSEFYGEPTQESEAINLLHQAVDLGVTHFDTAEIYGQGHNEQLLGKAFAGRWDQIVLATKFGPQRDPATGAFVGVDGSPVNVRNSCEKSLKRLGTEKIDLYYLHRVDPATQIEDTVGEMAKLVQEGKIGAVGLSEASARTIERAHAVHPISALQTEYSIFSRDIEKDILPTCVALGISLVAYSPLGRGMLTGRYSSTSDRPTSETDFRAQMQPRFQPGNIESNLKLVEAIKEIAAQKECVAAQVALAWVLDQGDHVVAIPGTTKLANLQTNLGALDCRLTEENRATLNELADQVLGDRYSPEGMAAVNQ encoded by the coding sequence ATGTTGTCACGACATCTTGGGCAATCGGGGATTTCAGTATCGGCCATTGGACTCGGATGTATGGGACTTTCCGAGTTTTACGGGGAACCCACGCAAGAGTCAGAGGCCATCAATCTACTCCACCAGGCCGTAGATCTGGGTGTCACTCATTTTGATACCGCGGAAATCTACGGCCAAGGACACAATGAGCAGCTACTGGGCAAGGCTTTTGCCGGACGTTGGGACCAAATTGTTCTGGCGACCAAGTTTGGTCCCCAACGGGACCCGGCCACGGGCGCCTTCGTGGGGGTGGACGGCTCTCCGGTCAATGTCCGGAACTCTTGCGAAAAGAGTCTTAAACGTTTGGGTACCGAAAAGATTGACCTGTATTATCTCCACCGTGTTGATCCGGCCACGCAGATCGAGGATACAGTGGGTGAGATGGCGAAATTAGTTCAAGAAGGCAAGATCGGGGCTGTTGGCTTGTCAGAGGCTTCAGCCAGGACGATTGAGCGGGCACATGCTGTTCATCCCATATCCGCCCTTCAGACCGAGTACTCGATATTTAGCCGTGATATTGAGAAGGATATACTTCCCACATGTGTGGCGCTTGGCATCAGCCTGGTAGCCTACTCGCCCTTAGGCAGGGGCATGCTGACCGGCCGCTATTCCTCAACCAGCGATCGGCCCACCAGCGAGACTGATTTCCGGGCCCAGATGCAGCCTCGGTTTCAGCCGGGAAATATCGAGTCTAACCTCAAACTGGTGGAGGCGATCAAGGAGATTGCTGCCCAAAAGGAATGCGTGGCAGCTCAGGTTGCTTTGGCCTGGGTGTTGGACCAGGGAGATCATGTTGTAGCCATTCCAGGCACGACCAAACTCGCCAATCTCCAGACCAACCTGGGGGCACTTGACTGTCGTCTCACAGAGGAGAATCGAGCGACGCTAAATGAATTGGCAGATCAGGTGCTCGGGGATCGATATTCGCCTGAGGGGATGGCGGCGGTCAACCAGTAA
- a CDS encoding N-acetyltransferase: MIIRQEKNTDIEAITQVTIAAYENHPISRQTEHFIINALRSAGALALSLVAEIDEKIVGHISFSPIAISDRKASWYGLGPVSVLPDHQKQGIGKALVNAGLSLLKGMNAQGCALVGPPEYYQKFGFKNYPEMIHEGIPQEVFLVLPFSEKMPKGTVSFNEAFKAES; encoded by the coding sequence ATGATAATAAGACAAGAAAAAAATACGGATATTGAAGCAATTACACAAGTAACAATTGCGGCGTATGAAAATCATCCTATCAGCCGCCAAACTGAGCATTTTATTATTAATGCCTTAAGATCAGCAGGTGCGTTAGCCCTCTCGCTGGTTGCAGAAATTGATGAAAAAATAGTTGGTCACATATCTTTTTCGCCTATTGCAATCTCTGATAGAAAAGCAAGCTGGTACGGACTCGGCCCTGTTTCGGTATTACCAGACCATCAGAAACAAGGAATAGGAAAAGCGCTTGTCAATGCAGGTTTGTCTTTATTAAAAGGCATGAACGCTCAAGGATGCGCCCTTGTTGGACCTCCTGAGTATTATCAAAAATTTGGATTTAAAAATTATCCAGAAATGATTCATGAAGGAATTCCCCAGGAAGTTTTTCTTGTGTTGCCTTTTAGTGAAAAAATGCCAAAAGGAACTGTAAGCTTCAATGAAGCATTCAAAGCGGAAAGCTAA
- a CDS encoding DUF3795 domain-containing protein: MKINPELASPCGLYCGVCAIYIAHRDNNQKFKERLVALYKGGVPGKGTLPNSENLSLEDMQCDGCMSDNRFMHCQQCEIRDCTQEKGYSGCHQCDEFPCEHIENFPMMVGKKVILRAVHYRREVGTEKWIQDEEARYFCPDCGNKVFRGAVKCNRCKSMLDLD; encoded by the coding sequence ATGAAGATTAACCCGGAGCTGGCTTCGCCCTGCGGCCTGTATTGCGGTGTGTGTGCCATTTATATCGCCCATCGCGATAACAATCAAAAATTTAAGGAACGACTCGTGGCACTGTATAAAGGGGGCGTTCCCGGTAAAGGCACCCTGCCGAACAGTGAAAACCTTTCACTTGAAGATATGCAATGCGATGGGTGCATGTCCGATAATCGGTTTATGCACTGCCAGCAGTGTGAAATCCGTGACTGCACCCAGGAAAAAGGCTACAGCGGGTGTCATCAATGTGATGAATTTCCATGTGAGCATATTGAAAATTTTCCGATGATGGTTGGCAAAAAAGTGATTTTAAGAGCCGTTCATTATAGACGCGAAGTCGGTACGGAAAAATGGATCCAGGATGAAGAAGCCCGTTATTTTTGCCCGGATTGCGGCAACAAGGTTTTCAGAGGGGCTGTCAAATGTAATCGGTGTAAAAGCATGCTGGACCTGGATTAG
- a CDS encoding methyltransferase domain-containing protein, whose product MAEHSAQIKALIELHRGLERQGPGDPSFSEHILSLLPELPPKPRIVDLGCGAGAGALILAKWFKTQIIAVDFSGPFLEDLKDFAKAQGLDHLIETVEADMGSLDWRLASVDLLWSEGAAYNLTFEGALNTWRPLLAPGGLAVISEINWFTDQIPQPVLDFWQAAYPQIASESENAKLARRSGFEVQGVHRLPTQAWWTYYYEPLKDRMDALRPAADPVMQGVISETESEIEFFEKYSDSYGYSFYLLQAV is encoded by the coding sequence ATGGCAGAGCATAGTGCGCAAATTAAAGCCTTGATCGAATTGCATCGCGGTCTGGAGCGCCAGGGCCCGGGTGATCCGTCATTTTCAGAACACATCTTATCCCTGCTGCCGGAATTGCCGCCCAAACCCCGCATTGTCGATCTTGGCTGCGGTGCCGGAGCCGGGGCCCTGATTCTGGCCAAATGGTTTAAAACCCAGATCATTGCGGTCGATTTTTCAGGCCCTTTTCTGGAAGACCTGAAAGACTTTGCCAAAGCGCAGGGCCTGGATCACCTGATCGAAACCGTTGAGGCCGATATGGGAAGCCTTGACTGGCGGCTGGCCAGCGTCGATCTGTTGTGGTCGGAAGGCGCCGCCTATAACCTGACATTTGAGGGCGCTTTAAATACCTGGCGCCCCCTGCTGGCCCCCGGCGGCCTGGCGGTCATCTCGGAAATCAACTGGTTCACCGATCAGATACCGCAGCCGGTCTTAGACTTCTGGCAGGCGGCGTACCCGCAAATTGCCAGTGAAAGCGAAAACGCCAAACTGGCACGCCGCAGCGGATTTGAGGTGCAGGGCGTCCATCGCCTGCCCACCCAGGCCTGGTGGACATACTACTACGAACCGCTGAAAGACCGCATGGATGCGCTGCGGCCTGCAGCCGACCCGGTTATGCAGGGGGTCATCTCCGAAACCGAGTCTGAAATCGAATTTTTCGAAAAATACAGCGACAGTTACGGCTACTCATTTTATTTGCTGCAAGCTGTTTAG
- a CDS encoding SGNH/GDSL hydrolase family protein: MRSILFWALLPFILPQALYVRKTAPRFSAAGGSREGIAGSGKKYHLIAIGDSIIAGVGASTLAKALVGRTAERLAVLCNCAISWKTIGRIGAVSKQVIERLVPQLPEKRPDIMVVSVGVNDATSLSSVVKWRQNLSKLLGALVAYAPDATIAVAGIPPLRGFPILPQPMRALFGIRGETFDRVLRQEIARHQNAIHVPLDFEPEPQMFSADGFHPSEESYQEFGEMMASGIAARLEAKESKNA; this comes from the coding sequence ATGCGAAGCATCCTATTCTGGGCCTTGCTGCCATTTATACTGCCGCAGGCCCTTTATGTCCGCAAAACCGCACCTCGCTTCTCGGCAGCAGGCGGGTCCCGGGAAGGTATTGCGGGTTCCGGGAAAAAATATCACCTGATTGCCATCGGTGATTCCATTATCGCAGGGGTCGGCGCCTCAACTCTTGCGAAAGCGCTGGTGGGTCGAACCGCAGAGCGGCTAGCCGTATTGTGCAATTGCGCCATCAGCTGGAAGACGATCGGGCGCATCGGGGCAGTGTCAAAACAGGTGATCGAGCGGCTTGTCCCCCAGTTGCCCGAAAAGCGGCCGGATATCATGGTCGTGTCTGTGGGTGTCAATGATGCCACCTCGCTGTCCAGTGTGGTCAAATGGCGCCAAAACCTTTCAAAACTTTTGGGCGCTCTGGTCGCTTATGCCCCCGACGCTACCATTGCTGTTGCCGGCATACCGCCGCTCAGAGGCTTCCCGATTTTGCCCCAGCCCATGCGGGCCCTGTTCGGCATCCGCGGTGAAACCTTTGACAGGGTCCTGCGGCAAGAAATCGCACGGCACCAAAATGCGATTCACGTCCCCCTGGACTTTGAACCGGAGCCGCAGATGTTTTCGGCCGATGGCTTTCACCCATCGGAGGAAAGCTATCAAGAGTTTGGTGAGATGATGGCAAGCGGGATAGCCGCGCGACTCGAGGCCAAAGAATCCAAAAACGCATAA
- a CDS encoding rhodanese-like domain-containing protein: MSSMVSRPPAADSERALKHFESLLEFETDCWDVHHAMTNDRQDFVLLDVRGEKLYKKGHIKGAVSLPHARINEDTLNAYPPDTLFVVYCAGPHCNATEKAAVRLARLGRPVKKMIGGVTGWIDEGFSLVQV; this comes from the coding sequence ATGAGCTCAATGGTCAGTCGGCCTCCGGCCGCAGATTCCGAACGGGCGTTAAAGCATTTTGAAAGTTTGCTTGAATTTGAAACAGATTGCTGGGATGTGCATCATGCCATGACCAACGATCGTCAAGACTTTGTGCTGCTCGATGTTCGGGGAGAAAAACTTTACAAAAAAGGGCATATCAAAGGCGCCGTCAGCCTGCCGCATGCCCGTATTAACGAAGACACGCTCAATGCCTATCCGCCGGATACGCTGTTTGTGGTCTATTGCGCCGGCCCGCATTGCAATGCCACTGAAAAGGCTGCGGTTCGATTGGCCAGGCTGGGCCGGCCGGTAAAAAAAATGATCGGCGGTGTTACCGGCTGGATCGATGAAGGCTTCAGCCTTGTTCAGGTTTGA
- a CDS encoding flavodoxin family protein — translation MKVISIFGGPRRKGNTATVLGWVEAELQSQGHQVKRINLASKKINGCISCYKCKDKPDEPGCVQKDDGPMIIDQMVASDIVIYASPLYYWGFSAQMKALIDRCYCLYRGECGAPNHTSFVEGQRQALIVTAADPFENNAEQVLTSFQRMLVYNKTHSAGELLVCNSTTPAELGEDVKDQAGQFANQLFAATQRPYALLIPGGAIKLVPQGE, via the coding sequence ATGAAGGTCATATCTATTTTCGGTGGTCCGAGAAGAAAAGGAAACACGGCAACCGTTCTGGGTTGGGTAGAAGCGGAATTACAATCTCAGGGGCACCAGGTCAAACGAATTAATTTAGCTTCCAAAAAGATCAATGGATGTATCAGCTGTTACAAGTGCAAGGATAAACCAGACGAACCCGGCTGTGTTCAAAAGGATGACGGCCCAATGATCATCGATCAGATGGTGGCCAGTGATATTGTTATTTATGCCTCGCCCTTGTACTACTGGGGCTTTAGTGCCCAGATGAAGGCACTGATTGACCGCTGCTATTGTCTTTACAGGGGGGAATGCGGCGCACCGAATCATACGTCTTTTGTCGAAGGTCAGCGCCAGGCACTGATCGTGACTGCTGCGGATCCATTTGAAAACAATGCCGAACAGGTTCTGACCTCGTTTCAAAGAATGCTGGTATACAATAAGACCCATTCCGCCGGTGAGCTATTGGTCTGCAATAGCACCACCCCGGCAGAACTGGGCGAAGATGTTAAGGATCAGGCCGGTCAATTTGCCAATCAATTATTTGCCGCAACCCAAAGGCCCTATGCGCTGCTGATTCCCGGCGGGGCCATAAAACTGGTTCCGCAAGGCGAATAA
- a CDS encoding radical SAM protein yields the protein MRISTCTQRPILIPCNLQNIAYQVDPYVGCGHYCYYCYALNQAETDWEKEIHIHSDIAGQLAEELENISPQKIYLSYYTDPYQPCEDEQRQTRRVLALLLEKGFWVSILTKSDLVVRDMDLLQEMQDASVSVSVAFNDNRVRQQFEAHTIDTEDRIEALRKLSAAGIKTNALICPVIPYITDVKPLIDMLAPHTDTIWIYGLSMQARSDRNWQNLESILQQHVPDLKDKIKEVVFSNDHSYWAQLRQKLEQLQKDQQLNLNIHL from the coding sequence ATGCGCATTTCGACATGCACCCAGCGCCCGATTCTAATACCCTGCAACCTGCAAAACATTGCGTACCAGGTTGACCCGTACGTTGGTTGCGGGCACTACTGCTACTACTGCTATGCCCTTAACCAGGCTGAGACAGACTGGGAAAAGGAAATTCACATACATAGTGACATAGCCGGTCAACTCGCTGAAGAACTGGAAAATATATCTCCACAGAAGATCTATCTGAGTTACTACACCGATCCGTACCAACCCTGTGAAGACGAGCAGCGCCAGACCCGCAGGGTTCTGGCGCTGCTCTTGGAAAAGGGGTTTTGGGTAAGTATACTCACCAAGTCTGATCTGGTCGTTCGCGATATGGATCTGTTGCAGGAAATGCAGGATGCCTCGGTCAGCGTCTCGGTGGCCTTTAACGACAACCGTGTCCGCCAACAGTTTGAAGCCCATACCATCGATACCGAGGACAGAATTGAGGCGTTGCGGAAATTAAGCGCAGCCGGCATCAAGACCAATGCCCTCATCTGCCCGGTGATCCCGTATATTACCGATGTGAAACCGCTGATTGATATGCTCGCGCCCCACACGGATACCATCTGGATATACGGACTCAGCATGCAGGCACGCTCGGATCGAAACTGGCAAAACCTTGAAAGCATCTTGCAACAGCATGTTCCTGACTTGAAGGATAAAATTAAAGAAGTGGTCTTTTCAAACGACCATTCCTATTGGGCCCAACTCCGGCAGAAATTAGAACAGCTGCAGAAAGATCAACAGCTCAATCTGAATATCCATTTATAA
- a CDS encoding SH3 domain-containing protein, with the protein MMKLIVVEAHKSNYPDPIHFQKGDRLMIAKRDTEFKGWIWVTTKDGNQGWAPVQYLQIIDERKAVAKQNYTAVELDTCAGDELLLHDEVNGWGWVEKKDGSSGWVPMNTTKLHSDSI; encoded by the coding sequence ATGATGAAACTCATTGTCGTAGAAGCGCACAAATCAAACTATCCGGATCCCATTCATTTCCAAAAAGGGGATCGTTTGATGATCGCAAAGAGAGACACTGAGTTTAAGGGCTGGATTTGGGTGACGACTAAGGATGGTAATCAGGGCTGGGCACCGGTACAGTACCTCCAAATCATAGATGAACGAAAGGCAGTTGCCAAACAAAATTATACGGCCGTTGAACTGGATACCTGTGCTGGTGATGAACTGCTGCTGCATGATGAGGTCAATGGCTGGGGATGGGTTGAAAAAAAAGATGGTTCCAGCGGGTGGGTGCCGATGAATACCACAAAATTGCATAGTGATTCCATTTAA
- a CDS encoding HAD family hydrolase: protein MIFFDIDETLLNNSAAERAAADKFYDLHKDVLQEPLDAFIDRWQSLTECNFQRYLSGELSFQGQRRERLRQVFANRRSISDAEADTIFDVYLRFYESSWQLFADVEDCLDDMSDFHLGIISNGDAFQQRQKLEALGISDRFATVVISGDIGMTKPASEIFHLACEKAGSKPSECWHIGDDLKADVKGSLAAGMNAVWLNRNGKAQSTGITTIKSLAELMGKISAE, encoded by the coding sequence ATGATTTTTTTTGATATTGACGAAACCCTGTTGAACAACAGCGCGGCAGAGCGAGCGGCTGCCGACAAATTTTATGACCTCCATAAAGATGTGCTGCAGGAACCGCTGGATGCGTTTATTGATCGCTGGCAATCATTAACCGAGTGCAATTTTCAGCGCTATCTATCCGGCGAGCTTTCCTTTCAGGGGCAACGACGCGAGCGCCTCAGGCAAGTTTTTGCAAATAGACGATCTATAAGTGATGCTGAAGCCGACACCATCTTTGATGTCTATCTTCGCTTTTATGAAAGCAGCTGGCAGTTGTTTGCCGATGTTGAGGACTGCCTCGATGATATGAGCGATTTTCATTTGGGTATTATTTCCAACGGTGACGCTTTTCAGCAGCGGCAAAAGCTGGAGGCATTGGGAATTTCCGATAGATTTGCAACGGTTGTGATCTCCGGTGACATCGGTATGACAAAACCGGCTTCAGAAATATTTCACCTGGCCTGTGAAAAAGCCGGGTCAAAACCATCTGAATGCTGGCACATCGGAGACGATTTGAAGGCCGATGTTAAAGGCAGTCTTGCGGCGGGGATGAATGCCGTCTGGCTAAATCGAAACGGCAAAGCGCAGTCGACCGGAATTACGACGATCAAATCTTTGGCAGAACTGATGGGCAAAATAAGTGCAGAATGA
- a CDS encoding DUF1295 domain-containing protein has protein sequence MIFVDQYDSSFWEKFAFSGWILLTLFVCLWLLFADYMTSSMWLKQYQLAGDPLRRILLAVGLIIYYVRLQITVWVFQKRRWTWSETITITTFISLVLLAVAWFGGNNKQQVGIVEVIGILLYLAGSYLNTYSEYARHIWKLKTKNKGQLYTEGLFRLSMHINYFGDLVLFTGLAMLTARLGMLLIPLFMTVNFIFNIIPALDRYLETKYKDEFREYASKTKKLIPLIY, from the coding sequence ATGATCTTTGTTGATCAATATGATAGCTCTTTTTGGGAAAAATTTGCCTTCAGCGGCTGGATATTGTTGACCCTTTTTGTGTGTTTGTGGCTGCTGTTTGCCGATTATATGACATCGAGCATGTGGCTGAAACAGTACCAATTGGCCGGCGATCCGCTCAGACGAATACTCCTGGCGGTGGGTTTGATCATCTACTATGTACGACTTCAGATCACCGTCTGGGTTTTCCAGAAACGCCGCTGGACATGGTCTGAAACGATAACCATTACGACTTTCATCTCACTGGTTTTGCTTGCTGTCGCCTGGTTTGGCGGTAACAACAAGCAACAGGTGGGTATTGTCGAGGTGATCGGCATCCTGCTGTACCTGGCAGGCTCTTATCTGAATACCTATTCCGAGTACGCACGGCACATATGGAAATTAAAAACGAAAAACAAGGGGCAGCTGTATACGGAGGGATTATTCCGCCTGTCGATGCATATCAATTATTTCGGCGACCTTGTCCTTTTTACCGGGCTTGCCATGCTAACAGCCCGCCTTGGTATGCTGCTGATTCCCTTGTTCATGACGGTAAATTTTATCTTCAATATCATCCCGGCGCTCGATCGCTATCTTGAAACAAAGTATAAAGACGAATTCAGAGAATACGCCAGTAAAACCAAAAAACTTATCCCGCTGATATATTAG
- a CDS encoding short chain dehydrogenase, giving the protein MRIIVVGASGTLGKAAVDALKQQHDIIQASRNSEVQVDLSDPASIKAMYAQVTDIDAVVCAAGDARFGPLADLTDADFDLSLGNKLMGQINLVRFGREHLNEAGVFTLTTGMLAHMPNAATVMLTMINRALEAFVEAAALDMPRNQRLNAVCSPMAKETAEKMGWGPGGVPAAEIAKYYVQSLESDLNGALIGPAHSD; this is encoded by the coding sequence ATGAGAATCATCGTCGTAGGCGCCAGCGGCACACTGGGCAAAGCCGCGGTAGATGCGCTAAAGCAGCAGCATGACATCATTCAGGCCTCTAGAAACAGTGAGGTCCAGGTGGATCTGAGCGATCCCGCATCCATTAAAGCCATGTATGCGCAGGTAACCGATATCGATGCGGTGGTCTGTGCGGCTGGCGATGCACGTTTCGGGCCGCTGGCGGATCTGACTGATGCCGATTTTGATTTGAGTCTGGGCAATAAGCTGATGGGACAAATCAACCTGGTTCGTTTCGGCCGCGAGCACCTAAATGAAGCCGGCGTCTTTACGCTGACCACCGGGATGCTGGCGCATATGCCCAACGCAGCCACCGTAATGCTGACGATGATCAACCGCGCGCTGGAGGCTTTTGTGGAAGCCGCCGCACTTGATATGCCCAGAAATCAAAGACTGAATGCGGTCTGTTCGCCCATGGCCAAGGAAACCGCCGAAAAAATGGGCTGGGGGCCGGGCGGGGTGCCGGCCGCAGAAATAGCCAAGTATTATGTTCAGTCGCTGGAAAGCGACCTTAATGGGGCGCTGATCGGGCCGGCCCATAGTGATTAA
- a CDS encoding aspartate/glutamate racemase family protein, which produces MKTIGLLGGMSWESTELYYRWINEETKRILGGLHSAPIAMVSVDFQKIEALQHKGDWAAAGDILAHAAGQVEAAGADFLLICTNTMHNVAARIEAAIRIPLLHIADATAGQIQQAEMDTVGLLGTKFTMEQDFYKGRLQQKGINVLVPPDEDRAIVHRTIYEELCLGKVLDSSRQEYLRIIDQLHDEGAQGVIEGCTEIVMLVQQQHTRVPLFDTTAIHARQAVAEALK; this is translated from the coding sequence ATGAAGACCATTGGCCTGCTGGGCGGCATGAGCTGGGAGAGCACCGAGCTTTATTATCGCTGGATTAACGAAGAGACCAAACGCATCCTGGGTGGACTGCACTCGGCCCCGATCGCCATGGTCAGCGTGGATTTTCAGAAAATAGAGGCGCTGCAGCACAAAGGCGACTGGGCGGCAGCCGGTGATATTCTGGCCCACGCGGCAGGTCAGGTGGAAGCCGCCGGCGCGGATTTTTTGCTGATCTGCACCAATACCATGCACAACGTGGCCGCCCGGATAGAGGCGGCTATCCGCATTCCCCTGCTGCACATTGCCGACGCCACTGCCGGTCAAATCCAGCAGGCCGAAATGGACACGGTTGGATTGCTGGGCACAAAATTTACGATGGAGCAGGACTTTTACAAGGGCCGCTTGCAGCAAAAAGGCATCAACGTGCTGGTCCCCCCGGATGAGGACCGCGCCATCGTCCATCGAACAATCTATGAGGAACTGTGTCTGGGCAAAGTGCTCGACAGCTCGCGCCAGGAATACTTGCGGATTATCGATCAGCTGCACGACGAAGGCGCACAGGGGGTTATCGAAGGCTGTACCGAAATCGTCATGCTCGTCCAGCAACAGCATACCCGGGTACCCCTTTTTGACACCACCGCGATTCATGCCCGCCAAGCGGTTGCCGAGGCGCTCAAATAA
- a CDS encoding NAD(P)H-dependent oxidoreductase: protein MHVYIIFAHPGQDTFNREVLNTFVQGLKDAGHTYDIGDLYRMDFQTDMDPVQYLREVGLDPAVPVPDDIKAEQVKINRADALAFIYPVWWSDCPAKLKGWFDRVWTYGYAYVYDENEARYTRIDIRKALVICSAGHPVEHLEKTGIAESMRQIMLNDRLLGIGVKEARMEILGGMMPQDNTYRQSNLEKVYQLGKNL from the coding sequence ATGCATGTTTACATCATATTTGCACACCCCGGTCAGGATACTTTCAACCGTGAGGTTCTGAACACCTTTGTGCAGGGGCTAAAAGATGCCGGTCACACATACGACATCGGTGATTTGTACCGCATGGACTTTCAAACTGACATGGATCCGGTGCAATACCTGCGGGAGGTCGGGCTCGACCCGGCAGTGCCGGTCCCGGATGATATCAAGGCCGAGCAGGTGAAAATCAATCGGGCCGATGCGCTGGCGTTTATTTACCCGGTGTGGTGGAGCGACTGCCCCGCCAAATTAAAGGGCTGGTTTGACCGGGTGTGGACCTATGGGTATGCTTATGTTTATGATGAAAACGAGGCACGCTACACCCGGATTGACATCCGCAAGGCCCTTGTCATCTGTTCGGCCGGTCACCCGGTAGAGCACCTTGAAAAGACCGGCATTGCCGAAAGCATGCGGCAGATCATGCTCAATGATCGCCTGCTGGGCATCGGCGTAAAGGAAGCCCGGATGGAAATTCTGGGCGGCATGATGCCCCAAGACAATACCTACCGGCAATCCAACCTTGAAAAGGTCTATCAACTGGGCAAAAATCTGTGA
- a CDS encoding YajD family HNH nuclease: MNRVVAEARSSRQKRLQGYREQALKILPRVCARCGREFEGKKLRELTVHHKDHNHENNPPDGSNWELLCIYCHDNEHSRHLDAEGYGDVVPGDEPQPAGTFKPFADLDKLLKNKK; the protein is encoded by the coding sequence ATGAATCGGGTGGTCGCCGAGGCCCGCAGCAGCCGTCAGAAACGATTGCAGGGATATCGGGAGCAAGCGCTCAAGATTCTTCCCCGGGTCTGCGCCCGTTGCGGGCGCGAATTTGAAGGCAAGAAACTGCGCGAACTGACGGTCCATCACAAAGACCACAACCATGAAAACAATCCACCTGACGGAAGCAACTGGGAACTGTTGTGTATTTACTGTCACGACAACGAACACTCACGTCACCTGGACGCGGAAGGCTACGGTGATGTGGTGCCCGGCGATGAACCGCAACCGGCCGGCACGTTTAAACCTTTTGCCGACTTAGATAAGCTACTCAAAAATAAAAAGTAA